Proteins from a genomic interval of Diprion similis isolate iyDipSimi1 chromosome 10, iyDipSimi1.1, whole genome shotgun sequence:
- the LOC124411774 gene encoding heat shock 70 kDa protein 14-like → MASVAAFGLYLGNTSACLAIFKDDNVDVVANEAGERVTAAVVAFNETEEVIGLAAKAGLFRNGPISVLNNKRLMNKNMDETELELAVKSSTCKIIKEKDTVQYLIKRNERMEKILPVEVATRIFEAMYSISTTAAHDDNEHNVVLCVPLRFNPASIQMWSKSASSAGFRVLQVISEPAAACLAYGIGQDRKESGYVLVYRIGGVSSEITLVKVVSGIYQIVSTSYYHDLGGNKLTKILAEYLAGEFMSKWKLDPMESRRSMSKLNIAAETCKHVLSTMSTAHCFVESLCDGVDFSYNITRARFENLINSNISEYIAPIDKILKETKLSTDDISKIILSGGTMKIPKLQEKIGTLFSNGEVCSGKWSPDECMAIGAAMQSALLLSHGMWDESLQSTNMEVNALQKPLYIQIEELKPIIIPAKTVVPIKLQTRIEVPEVKDGKINIKIYEQDSEDAASQKKIGLICIPAESGAQLKVDTDLTEASLNVNITDAKSGQKSSFRFGIHEDDS, encoded by the exons ATGGCATCGGTAGCCGCATTCGGTCTTTATTTAGGCAACACCTCAGCCTGTTTGGCGATATTTAAG gATGACAACGTTGATGTCGTCGCAAACGAAGCCGGTGAGCGAGTCACCGCGGCTGTGGTCGCCTTCAACGAAACCGAAGAG GTGATCGGCTTGGCAGCCAAGGCCGGTCTTTTCAGGAATGGTCCGATCTCTGTATTGAATAACAAGAgattgatgaataaaaatatggacGAGACGGAGCTAGAGTTAGCAGTAAAGAGTAGCacctgtaaaataataaaggaGAAAGACACAgtacaatatttaataaaGAGGAATGAAAGGATGGAGAAAATACTCCCTGTCGAAGTCGCAACTAGAATATTTGAGGCCATGTACAGTATTTCTACTACCGCCGCACATGACGACAATGAGCACAACGTCGTGCTTTGCGTTCCGCTCAGATTTAATCCTGCTAGCATTCAAATGTGGAGCAAATCTGCCTCCTCTGCTGGGTTCAGAGTTCTACAAGTTATTAGCGAACCTGCTGCCGCCTGTTTGGCCTATGGGATTGGTCAGGACAGAAAGGAATCAGG ataCGTGCTAGTCTACAGAATAGGAGGTGTGAGCAGTGAGATCACGTTGGTCAAAGTAGTCAGTGGCATATACCAGATTGTATCGACGTCGTACTACCACGATTTGGGTGGTAAtaagctgacgaaaattttagCCGAATATTTGGCAGGTGAATTTATGAGTAAATGGAAATTGGACCCAATGGAAAGCAGGCGATCAATGTCAAAGTTGAATATAGCGGCAGAGACGTGTAAACATGTTTTGTCGACAATGTCGACAGCGCACTGTTTCGTCGAATCTTTGTGCGACGGAGTTGATTTTAGTTATAATATAACTAGAGCTCGTTTTGAGAACTTGATAAATTCAAACATATCGGAGTATATCGCGCCCATCGATAAAATactgaaagaaacaaaactgAGCACGGATGATATAAGCAAGATCATACTCAGCGGGGGTACAATGAAGATTCCCAAACTTCAGGAGAAAATTGGCACCCTTTTCTCCAACGGCGAAGTGTGCAGTGGAAaatggagccctgacgaatgtATGGCGATAGGCGCGGCTATGCAGTCAGCCCTTCTGCTTTCCCATGGAATGTGGGACGAGAGTTTACAATCTACAAACATGGAAGTAAACGCCCTGCAGAAACCCCTTTACATACAAATTGAGGAACTCAAACCTATTATTATACCGGCAAAAACAGTCGTACCTATAAAGCTACAAACACGTATTGAAGTACCTGAGGTtaaagatggaaaaataaacatcAAAATATACGAACAAGACTCGGAGGATGCAgcaagccaaaaaaaaatcggactG atttGCATACCGGCTGAAAGTGGAGCTCAGCTGAAAGTCGATACAGATTTAACAGAGGCCAgtttaaatgtaaatataaCTGATGCTAAGTCTGGCCAAAAATCATCATTTCGTTTTGGCATACACGAAGATGACTCCTAA